A region from the Engraulis encrasicolus isolate BLACKSEA-1 chromosome 18, IST_EnEncr_1.0, whole genome shotgun sequence genome encodes:
- the adgrg11 gene encoding adhesion G protein-coupled receptor G3 codes for MGDRPAASVSIGEIKGVMVKPKDEDDLKQLTFGSADTGLNIIQDESASNQLPLSVTVSKEAYQKSYQKKKNETIVGVFRFPNMTVGGNLTALTNKVYAIEMGTNISDLSEPIQLKFNMKIPGRRNLSCQSWDGNGSEPNWTEEGCITTQFDDQIVCECSHLTFFAVLMSPPGEEPISASDLGTLTYISYIGCGVSVFFLGIALFMFFCIRKAKASNATHILLHLMVALFLLNLTFLTNEWVANLGIDVACKIMAAAMHYSMLSSFSWFAVEAFHLCLQMTKYSAVSIPHYKLKLSIVGWAPPAIVVLVIFILEKYSLLTIPAANGTEAKLCWIVDSTVHYAVNIGYYSIVFLFTFVIFVVMLRWLCYMRSSSKVKGQKSSSTRSSDVITIMGLCCTLGVAWSFAFFSHGALRLPSYYIFSILNSLQGLFLFIYYYNTSKLIGDGGTSSNSTSSTDTSTSKLGFHNPYENE; via the exons ATGGGAGACCGGCCTGCGGCCAGTGTGTCCATCGGGGAGATTAAGGGGGTCATGGTCAAACCCAAAGATGAAGACGACCTCAAGCAGCTAACCTTCGGGAGTGCCGACACTGGTCTAAAT ATAATTCAAGATGAGAGCGCCAGCAACCAATTACCCCTGTCTGTGACAGTGTCCAAAGAAGCGTATCAGAAGTCCTAtcaaaagaagaaaaatgaaACCATTGTTGGAGTTTTCCGTTTCCCCAATATGACAGTG GGTGGAAACCTGACTGCCCTAACGAATAAGGTGTACGCCATTGAAATGGGAACAAATATTTCAGATCTCTCAGAGCCGATACAACTCAAATTCAATATGAAAATACCT GGAAGACGCAATCTCTCCTGCCAAAGTTGGGATGGAAacg GTAGCGAACCCAATTGGACAGAAGAAGGCTGTATCACTACACAGTTTGATGACCAAATTGTTTGTGAATGCAGCCACCTGACCTTCTTTGCTGTTCTAATG tcACCCCCTGGTGAAGAGCCGATTTCAGCTTCGGATTTGGGGACCCTAACCTACATCTCCTACATCggctgtggtgtgtctgtgttcttCCTTGGGATTGCACTGTTCATGTTCTTTTGCATAAG GAAGGCGAAGGCCAGCAACGCCACCCATATCCTCCTCCACCTGATGGTGGCGCTCTTCCTGCTTAACCTCACCTTCCTGACCAACGAGTGGGTGGCCAACCTGGGCATCGACGTGGCGTGCAAGATCATGGCGGCCGCCATGCACTACTCCATGCTCAGCTCCTTCTCCTGGTTCGCCGTGGAGGCCTTCCACCTCTGCCTGCAGATGACCAAGTACTCGGCAGTGTCCATTCCCCACTACAAGCTCAAACTCAGCATCGTCGGATGGG CCCCCCCTGCCATTGTGGTGCTGGTCATATTCATTTTGGAAAAGTACAGTCTATTAACAATTCCCGCTGCCAATGGAACCGAAGCCAAATT GTGCTGGATCGTGGACAGCACGGTCCACTACGCGGTCAACATCGGCTACTACTCCATAGTCTTCCTCTTCACCTTCGTCATCTTCGTGGTCATGCTACGCTGGCTCTGCTACATGCGCAGCAGCtccaaggtcaaaggtcagaagAGCAGCAGCACCAGGTCCAGTGACGTCATCACCATCATGGGCCTCTGCTGCACGCTGGGCGTGGCCTGGAGCTTCGCCTTCTTCAGCCACGGGGCCCTGCGATTGCCCTCTTACTACATCTTCTCCATCCTCAACTCCCTCCAAG GCTTGTTTCTCTTTATATATTACTACAACACCAGCAAGCTCATTggagatggcggcacttcctcaAACTCAACCTCATCCACTGATACTTCAACCTCAAAGCTGGGATTTCACAACCCTTATGAAAACGAATGA